One stretch of Helicobacter jaachi DNA includes these proteins:
- a CDS encoding ATP-dependent Clp protease adaptor ClpS, with amino-acid sequence MLEEPKLYRVLILNDDWTAMDFVAQILMEVFDKTSDEATAITLKVHNDGKGVCGIYPYDIAELKTQIVSQKAKQHGYPLRVITEEMP; translated from the coding sequence ATGCTTGAAGAACCAAAACTCTATCGCGTATTAATTTTAAATGATGATTGGACGGCTATGGATTTTGTCGCGCAGATTCTTATGGAGGTCTTTGATAAGACTTCTGATGAAGCCACTGCTATCACGCTCAAAGTGCATAACGATGGCAAAGGCGTATGTGGCATTTACCCCTATGATATTGCCGAGCTAAAAACGCAAATCGTAAGCCAAAAGGCAAAGCAGCACGGCTATCCCTTACGCGTCATTACAGAGGAAATGCCCTAA
- a CDS encoding class II 3-deoxy-7-phosphoheptulonate synthase — protein MQWNAKSWRTKPIKQHPTYKNTALLESVEAQLKSYPPLVFAGEARALQERLAKVCRGEAFLLQGGDCAESFSQFNAINIRDLFKVIMQMGAILTFGGLCPIVKVGRIAGQFAKPRSSDTESYNGVSLPSYRGDMINDMAFTQEAREHDPSRLLQAYNQSAATLNLLRAFAQGGFADLHQVHKWNLSFVKNNAFGQKYEELASRITQALDFMKACGIDSKHTPTLRETEFYTSHEALVLNYEEPLCREDSLTGEWYDCSAHMLWIGERTRGLDEAHIEFLRGVKNPIGVKIGPTATKADIMGLCDILNPHNQSGRLNLIVRMGADKIKAHFPKLLESINREGREILWSCDPMHGNTIKAHNGYKTRVFDNVLDEVKSFFEIHKAYGSYAGGVHLEMTGMNVTECVGGSQDITEEGLACNYNTQCDPRLNATQAMEMAFLIADMIKNR, from the coding sequence ATGCAATGGAATGCAAAAAGTTGGCGCACTAAGCCCATTAAGCAGCACCCTACTTACAAAAATACAGCACTTTTAGAATCTGTAGAGGCGCAGCTTAAATCTTATCCGCCGCTTGTCTTTGCTGGCGAGGCACGAGCTTTGCAAGAGAGATTGGCTAAAGTGTGTAGGGGAGAGGCGTTTTTACTACAGGGCGGGGATTGTGCGGAGAGCTTTTCGCAATTTAATGCTATCAATATCCGCGATTTGTTTAAGGTGATTATGCAAATGGGCGCAATCCTCACATTTGGGGGATTATGCCCTATAGTCAAAGTGGGGCGCATTGCGGGGCAGTTTGCCAAACCACGCTCAAGCGATACAGAATCTTATAATGGCGTGAGCCTGCCTAGCTATCGCGGCGATATGATTAATGATATGGCTTTCACGCAAGAAGCGCGCGAGCATGACCCTAGTCGCCTACTGCAGGCGTATAATCAAAGTGCTGCTACGCTTAATCTCTTGCGTGCGTTTGCACAAGGAGGATTTGCCGACTTGCATCAAGTGCATAAATGGAATCTAAGCTTTGTGAAAAACAATGCCTTTGGGCAAAAATACGAGGAGCTTGCCTCGCGCATCACGCAAGCACTTGATTTTATGAAAGCTTGCGGGATAGATTCTAAGCATACGCCTACTTTACGCGAAACAGAATTTTACACCTCTCATGAAGCCCTTGTGCTAAATTATGAGGAGCCGCTCTGTCGCGAAGATTCACTCACTGGAGAATGGTATGACTGCTCGGCGCATATGCTGTGGATTGGCGAGCGCACAAGGGGGCTTGATGAGGCGCATATCGAATTTTTGCGCGGGGTGAAAAATCCTATTGGTGTAAAAATTGGACCAACGGCTACAAAGGCTGATATTATGGGACTTTGCGATATCCTTAATCCCCATAATCAAAGCGGTAGGCTAAACCTCATCGTGCGTATGGGCGCGGATAAGATTAAGGCACATTTCCCCAAACTTTTAGAATCTATAAACCGCGAGGGGCGCGAGATTCTATGGAGTTGCGACCCTATGCATGGCAACACCATAAAAGCGCATAATGGCTACAAGACACGCGTGTTTGATAATGTGCTTGATGAGGTAAAGAGCTTTTTTGAAATCCATAAGGCATATGGTAGCTACGCTGGGGGCGTGCATTTAGAGATGACAGGTATGAATGTAACAGAGTGCGTGGGCGGCTCGCAGGACATCACAGAGGAGGGCTTGGCGTGCAACTATAACACGCAGTGCGACCCGCGCCTAAACGCCACACAAGCTATGGAAATGGCATTTCTCATAGCCGATATGATAAAAAATCGCTAG
- a CDS encoding 2-oxoglutarate ferredoxin oxidoreductase subunit beta → MAFNYEEYLRMDKMPTLWCWGCGDGVILKSVIRAINSLGWNMNDVCIVSGIGCSGRFSSYVNCNTVHTTHGRTMAYATGIKLANPDKKVIVISGDGDSMAIGGNHTIHACRRNIDLNLVMINNFIYGLTNSQTSPTTPKGFWTVTAQYGNIDPNFDPCEVASAAGASFVARESVLNPKKLEKVLMEGFTHKGFSFFDIHSNCHINLGRKNKMGEATSMLKWIESRLVSKSKFETLPPEERVDKFPTGVLKHQTDKIEYCEAYDEVIRKAQAAKGGH, encoded by the coding sequence ATGGCTTTTAATTACGAAGAATATTTGCGAATGGATAAAATGCCCACACTTTGGTGCTGGGGCTGCGGCGATGGTGTGATTTTAAAAAGCGTAATCCGCGCTATTAACTCACTAGGCTGGAATATGAATGATGTGTGCATTGTGAGCGGTATTGGCTGCTCTGGGCGCTTTTCATCTTATGTTAATTGCAATACCGTGCATACTACGCATGGCAGGACTATGGCGTATGCCACAGGCATAAAGCTAGCCAACCCCGATAAAAAAGTCATTGTCATTTCAGGCGATGGAGATTCTATGGCAATTGGCGGTAACCACACTATCCATGCCTGCAGGCGCAATATTGATTTAAATTTAGTGATGATTAATAATTTTATCTATGGGCTTACTAACTCTCAAACTTCGCCCACCACACCAAAGGGCTTTTGGACGGTTACAGCTCAATATGGCAATATCGACCCTAATTTTGACCCCTGCGAAGTGGCAAGCGCTGCGGGAGCAAGCTTTGTAGCGCGTGAAAGTGTGCTTAATCCTAAAAAACTTGAAAAAGTGCTTATGGAGGGCTTTACGCATAAGGGCTTTAGCTTTTTTGATATTCATAGCAACTGCCACATCAATCTAGGGCGCAAAAACAAAATGGGAGAAGCCACCTCTATGCTTAAATGGATAGAATCTAGACTAGTGTCTAAAAGCAAATTTGAGACCTTGCCTCCAGAAGAGCGCGTAGATAAATTTCCAACAGGCGTTTTAAAACACCAAACCGATAAGATTGAGTATTGTGAGGCGTATGATGAAGTGATTAGAAAAGCCCAAGCCGCGAAAGGAGGGCATTAA
- the waaC gene encoding lipopolysaccharide heptosyltransferase I produces MKRVAIVRLSALGDVIISASFLGFLGEIKKAFLTHKGETLRIEWFIDKRFADILVDSPVIDCLHVLDFKKNLRSISGLLSLKKYCKNCGEYDVVLDLQGLIKSGIVTKMLDSKEFIGFSFKSARESLASFFYSKKIHISYHANILERNFKLIIESIKILEPENGHSNLLQSDLKTALRLRKNGFSYNKNTLDSTLFKILENKCYRILFVLEASIKEKIYPAKQFIELARKINTLDSINTTFFLTFKDNIDSANEIFNALKLENIECIKLHNLDFNSLKYMLSNMNCAIGGDTGLTYLAWALGVPTISLYGNKDSKNTESKDSKKNKKSSKNMRNTELSRILLGNPYLVSQSDNFEIESISPNDIFNVFKNEILKI; encoded by the coding sequence GTGAAAAGGGTGGCGATTGTGCGTCTTAGTGCGCTTGGCGATGTGATTATTAGTGCGAGTTTTTTGGGCTTTTTAGGCGAGATAAAAAAGGCTTTTTTGACGCATAAGGGCGAGACGCTTAGAATTGAGTGGTTTATTGATAAAAGATTTGCGGATATTTTGGTGGATTCGCCTGTGATTGATTGTTTGCATGTGCTTGATTTTAAAAAAAACTTAAGAAGTATTAGCGGACTTTTGAGCCTTAAAAAATATTGTAAAAATTGCGGGGAGTATGATGTTGTGCTTGATTTGCAGGGTCTTATTAAATCTGGGATAGTTACTAAAATGCTAGATTCTAAAGAATTTATCGGTTTTAGCTTTAAAAGCGCTCGTGAAAGCCTAGCTAGTTTTTTTTATTCTAAAAAAATTCATATTAGTTATCACGCTAATATTTTGGAGCGAAATTTTAAGCTTATTATAGAATCTATTAAGATTTTAGAGCCTGAAAATGGGCATTCAAATCTTTTGCAAAGCGATTTAAAAACTGCGTTAAGACTGCGTAAAAATGGCTTTTCTTACAATAAAAATACGCTAGATTCTACCCTTTTTAAAATACTAGAAAACAAGTGTTATAGAATCTTATTTGTGCTTGAGGCATCTATTAAAGAGAAAATTTATCCAGCTAAACAATTTATTGAATTAGCTAGGAAAATTAATACTTTAGATTCTATAAATACTACATTTTTCCTAACTTTTAAGGATAATATTGATAGTGCCAATGAAATTTTTAATGCTTTAAAGTTAGAAAATATAGAATGTATAAAGCTTCATAACCTTGATTTTAATAGCTTAAAATATATGCTAAGCAATATGAATTGCGCTATTGGCGGAGATACGGGGCTAACTTATCTTGCGTGGGCTCTTGGTGTGCCAACTATTAGCCTTTATGGGAATAAAGATTCTAAAAATACAGAATCTAAAGATTCTAAAAAAAATAAAAAAAGCTCTAAGAATATGCGAAATACAGAGCTTTCACGCATACTTTTAGGCAACCCTTACCTTGTCTCACAAAGCGATAATTTCGAGATAGAATCTATTAGTCCAAATGATATTTTTAATGTATTCAAAAATGAGATTTTAAAGATTTAA
- a CDS encoding AAA family ATPase, with protein sequence MIGQNLTLIFNESIDIAREMRHNILTTEHLFLATLNNTQGISILQKCGGNIQEMRRVINLYLQKYVPFSHELTQKPRQTPALDRIIETMVKHAENSNRQNIDVGDLLASIMEESQSFSTQILKSQGINRLNVLEVITQQEQDYKEQEQQDTKEAGESYLAKYTKNLSMLAKEGKIDPVIGREEEIWRVSEILARRKKNNPILVGEPGVGKTAIAEGLALEIYHKKLPKALHNAQIFALDVGAMISGSKYRGDFEKRLKGVLKEITQMPHGVLFIDEIHTIVGAGATSGSNLDASNLLKPALANGSLRCIGATTFAEFKTHFDKDKALSRRFSKVEVKEPSLQDCYQILQGLAPIYEKYHHVKYSKGALEACVNLSARYISDKFLPDKAIDLLDEVGANMRIYRADSVNHPTITIKDIESTLSKSVHIPKSSISKDEGKALMHLASKLKERIFSQDKAIDELSNVIKTNKAGLSESNKPIGSFVFAGPSGVGKTELAKELAKILGIAFIKFDMSEYMEPHSISRLIGAPAGYVGFEQGGLLVDAVRKSPHCVLLLDEIEKAHHDIYNILLQILDAASLTDNAGNKADFRNVIVIMTSNAGSQEANTLGFNANMQGKNATAIKSLFSPELRSRIDSIIHFNPLGLKEYTLIAKKYINDIATLLKARHISLSIDNQALQFLASQSMDKALGARELKKIIDSQIKLALSDEILFGALKKGGSVKVSLLQNPTPHITLKYKSAQSKKNATKAL encoded by the coding sequence ATGATAGGACAGAATCTCACGCTTATTTTTAATGAATCTATCGACATCGCGCGCGAAATGCGCCATAATATTCTCACCACCGAGCATCTTTTCTTAGCCACACTTAACAACACGCAAGGCATAAGTATCTTGCAAAAATGCGGGGGCAATATCCAAGAAATGCGCCGCGTTATCAATCTCTACTTGCAAAAATATGTGCCATTTTCCCATGAGCTTACCCAAAAGCCACGCCAAACCCCAGCGCTTGATAGAATCATCGAAACTATGGTCAAGCATGCCGAAAATAGCAATCGCCAGAATATCGATGTGGGCGATTTGCTCGCCTCGATTATGGAGGAGAGCCAGAGCTTTAGCACGCAGATTCTCAAATCGCAAGGCATTAATCGCTTAAATGTGCTTGAGGTCATCACTCAACAAGAGCAAGACTATAAAGAACAAGAGCAGCAGGATACAAAAGAGGCAGGAGAGAGCTACCTAGCCAAATACACTAAAAATCTATCTATGCTTGCAAAAGAGGGTAAAATCGACCCAGTTATTGGGCGTGAGGAGGAGATTTGGCGTGTGAGTGAAATTCTTGCACGGCGCAAGAAAAATAATCCTATCCTTGTGGGCGAACCCGGTGTAGGAAAAACAGCTATTGCCGAAGGGCTAGCACTTGAGATTTATCATAAAAAATTGCCAAAAGCCCTGCATAATGCGCAAATTTTTGCCCTTGATGTGGGGGCTATGATTTCAGGAAGTAAGTATCGCGGGGATTTTGAAAAACGCCTTAAGGGTGTGCTTAAAGAAATTACACAAATGCCTCATGGCGTGCTTTTCATTGATGAAATTCATACCATTGTAGGCGCTGGAGCGACTTCTGGCTCAAACCTTGATGCATCAAATCTGCTCAAACCTGCCCTTGCTAATGGCTCACTGCGCTGCATTGGTGCGACTACATTTGCAGAGTTTAAAACGCATTTTGATAAAGATAAAGCCCTCTCACGCCGCTTTAGCAAAGTAGAAGTAAAAGAGCCAAGCCTGCAAGATTGCTATCAAATTTTGCAAGGCTTAGCCCCAATTTATGAAAAATATCATCATGTCAAATACAGCAAGGGCGCACTTGAAGCCTGTGTCAATCTCTCTGCAAGATATATTAGTGATAAATTTCTGCCCGATAAGGCGATTGATTTGCTTGATGAAGTGGGCGCAAATATGCGAATCTACCGCGCAGATTCTGTAAATCACCCCACCATCACCATTAAAGATATAGAATCTACCCTAAGTAAAAGTGTGCATATCCCCAAAAGCTCTATTAGCAAGGACGAGGGCAAGGCGCTTATGCATCTTGCCTCAAAACTTAAAGAGCGTATATTCTCGCAGGATAAGGCTATCGATGAGCTAAGTAATGTGATTAAAACCAATAAGGCGGGCTTGAGCGAAAGCAATAAGCCCATAGGCAGCTTTGTATTTGCTGGACCAAGCGGTGTGGGGAAAACAGAGCTAGCAAAAGAATTAGCAAAGATTTTAGGCATTGCATTTATCAAATTTGATATGAGTGAGTATATGGAGCCTCATTCTATATCTCGCTTAATTGGCGCGCCTGCTGGATATGTGGGCTTTGAGCAGGGTGGGCTGCTTGTTGATGCGGTGCGCAAAAGTCCTCATTGCGTGCTGCTGCTTGATGAGATTGAAAAGGCTCATCATGATATTTATAATATTTTGCTGCAGATTCTAGACGCGGCGAGCCTTACGGATAATGCAGGGAATAAGGCTGATTTTAGAAATGTTATTGTGATTATGACAAGTAATGCTGGCAGTCAAGAGGCAAATACGCTAGGCTTTAATGCCAATATGCAGGGCAAGAACGCCACCGCGATAAAATCACTTTTTTCACCTGAACTCCGCAGCCGCATTGATAGCATTATCCACTTTAATCCACTAGGCTTGAAAGAATATACTCTCATTGCCAAAAAATACATTAATGACATTGCCACACTGCTTAAGGCACGCCACATTAGCCTAAGCATTGATAATCAAGCATTGCAATTCCTCGCCTCACAAAGTATGGATAAAGCACTGGGCGCAAGGGAGCTAAAAAAGATTATTGATAGCCAAATTAAGCTTGCATTGAGTGATGAAATTCTCTTTGGCGCGCTTAAAAAGGGTGGCAGCGTGAAAGTAAGCCTTTTACAGAATCCAACTCCGCACATCACGCTTAAATACAAAAGCGCACAGAGCAAGAAAAATGCCACCAAAGCTCTTTAA
- a CDS encoding aldo/keto reductase: MKTRKLGNLEVSSLGLGCMGLSYGYGKGLEKSEAIKLVQKAYDSGITLFDTAEAYGTLNEEIVGEALQSVRDKVTIATKFGIYMQNGTQVLDSKPERINKRLDSIEIKGDRYPPELAKRVGK, encoded by the coding sequence ATGAAAACGCGCAAATTAGGCAATTTGGAGGTTTCATCACTAGGGCTAGGCTGCATGGGGCTAAGCTATGGCTATGGCAAAGGCTTGGAGAAAAGTGAGGCAATAAAGCTCGTGCAAAAAGCCTATGATAGCGGCATCACGCTATTTGACACAGCGGAAGCCTATGGGACGCTAAATGAGGAAATCGTAGGCGAGGCGCTGCAAAGTGTGCGCGACAAGGTAACCATCGCCACAAAGTTTGGAATCTATATGCAAAATGGCACTCAAGTGCTAGATTCTAAGCCAGAGCGCATTAATAAAAGATTAGATTCTATAGAAATAAAAGGCGATAGATACCCGCCAGAGCTAGCCAAACGCGTGGGGAAATAA
- a CDS encoding DUF815 domain-containing protein: MPPKLFNFSWEEHLACVYRPKFEDFGGYFKPIKALQAPTKLIGLENEMSALTHNTKALIQGNRASHALLWGARGCGKSSCLQYVLSSLLAFDSPLRVVEIAKESLSLLPILQDALRELPYKFVIVCDDLSFNAFEDGYKGLKSLLEGSLEAKAQNIAFYTTSNYRHLIIESYPQDTLHMNDMQDEILSLSDRFGLTLGFYTLGQAEFLAFLQTLFKKPLSEALKLQAVQFSTRKGSYNPRIAHEFYTLCQNAIVRDENG, encoded by the coding sequence ATGCCACCAAAGCTCTTTAATTTTTCATGGGAAGAGCATTTAGCCTGCGTCTATCGCCCTAAATTTGAGGACTTTGGCGGGTATTTTAAGCCTATTAAAGCACTGCAAGCGCCTACCAAACTCATTGGCTTAGAAAATGAAATGAGCGCACTTACTCACAATACAAAAGCCCTCATACAAGGTAATAGAGCCTCTCACGCGCTCCTTTGGGGTGCTAGGGGCTGTGGGAAAAGCTCATGTTTGCAATATGTGCTAAGCTCGCTACTTGCTTTTGATAGCCCTTTGCGCGTGGTGGAAATTGCTAAAGAATCGCTAAGCCTTTTGCCTATATTGCAAGATGCCTTGCGCGAGCTGCCTTATAAATTTGTCATTGTATGCGATGACTTATCATTTAACGCTTTTGAGGATGGCTATAAGGGGCTAAAGAGTTTGCTTGAAGGCTCGCTTGAGGCAAAGGCACAAAATATTGCATTCTACACCACTTCAAACTATCGCCATTTGATTATAGAATCTTACCCACAAGACACGCTGCACATGAATGATATGCAAGATGAGATTCTATCCCTTAGCGATAGATTTGGGCTTACTTTGGGCTTTTATACTTTGGGACAGGCGGAGTTTTTAGCATTTTTACAAACGCTTTTTAAAAAGCCTTTGAGCGAAGCGCTAAAGCTCCAAGCAGTGCAATTTAGCACGCGCAAAGGCTCTTATAATCCGCGCATAGCACATGAATTCTACACCCTCTGCCAAAACGCCATTGTGCGAGATGAGAATGGCTAA
- a CDS encoding 2-oxoacid:acceptor oxidoreductase family protein, whose amino-acid sequence MMHQLRFTGVGGQGVLLAGEILAEAQIKDNGYGVKAATYTSQVRGGPTKVDILLSDEEILYPYANEGEIEFMLSTAQVSYDAFKSGVKEGGVIVVEPNLVQPSPEDLKKFKIYEIPIITIAKEEVGNVVTQSVVALAITTTLTQCVNRDLVFETMIEKVPPKVREANKKAFELGEKYAKEAKVIEA is encoded by the coding sequence ATGATGCACCAGCTGCGATTTACGGGTGTGGGGGGGCAAGGCGTGCTTTTAGCAGGTGAAATCCTAGCCGAAGCGCAGATAAAAGACAATGGCTATGGTGTCAAAGCCGCTACATACACAAGCCAAGTGCGCGGAGGACCTACAAAGGTGGATATTTTGCTAAGTGATGAGGAGATTTTGTATCCTTATGCCAATGAAGGGGAAATTGAATTTATGCTTTCAACCGCGCAAGTGAGCTATGATGCATTTAAAAGCGGCGTGAAAGAAGGCGGCGTGATAGTCGTAGAACCTAATCTTGTGCAGCCTAGCCCAGAGGATTTAAAGAAATTTAAAATCTATGAAATCCCAATTATTACCATTGCTAAAGAAGAGGTGGGCAATGTCGTAACGCAATCTGTCGTAGCCCTTGCTATCACCACAACACTCACACAATGCGTAAATCGCGACCTAGTGTTTGAAACCATGATAGAAAAAGTCCCGCCAAAGGTGCGAGAAGCTAACAAAAAAGCTTTTGAACTAGGGGAAAAATACGCCAAAGAAGCCAAAGTGATAGAAGCCTAG
- a CDS encoding DUF305 domain-containing protein — protein sequence MHIKLLLSALALSFAHLLAQNAPAHTMQHHQEMLDSKAPSLSTQILNAMHEPMMKAVFLEDDNLDLNFLTNMIPHHQGAIDSAKLLLEHSKNKKVRAIAQNIIKAQEAEIAEFEALLPPLKEQKKLYSPKEVTLFNNQAKADMEAMGKDMSSIKLTHKIDKDFLLGMIPHHQGAVNASKQILQYTQNEDIKAIALRIIKDQEQEIEQFQTLLKTMH from the coding sequence ATGCATATTAAGCTCTTACTTAGCGCGCTAGCCCTTAGCTTTGCCCACCTCTTAGCACAAAATGCCCCAGCCCACACCATGCAGCATCACCAAGAAATGCTAGATTCTAAAGCGCCTTCGCTCTCTACGCAAATACTTAACGCCATGCATGAACCAATGATGAAAGCGGTATTTTTAGAAGATGATAATTTGGATTTAAATTTTTTAACCAATATGATACCTCATCATCAAGGCGCTATAGATTCTGCAAAATTACTCCTTGAACATTCTAAAAATAAAAAAGTGCGTGCCATTGCACAAAATATTATTAAAGCGCAAGAGGCTGAAATCGCGGAATTTGAAGCCCTCTTACCGCCGCTCAAAGAGCAAAAAAAGCTCTATAGCCCAAAAGAAGTTACGCTTTTTAATAATCAAGCCAAAGCCGATATGGAGGCTATGGGCAAAGATATGAGCAGCATTAAGCTTACACACAAGATTGATAAAGATTTTTTATTAGGTATGATACCTCATCATCAAGGCGCGGTTAATGCCTCTAAGCAGATTTTGCAATATACGCAAAATGAGGATATAAAAGCTATCGCCCTGCGCATTATTAAAGACCAAGAGCAAGAAATTGAGCAGTTCCAAACCCTCCTTAAAACCATGCACTAA
- a CDS encoding S1 RNA-binding domain-containing protein, which produces MSSSKPSLKPCTNTESAIIIGRVQKLYIARFSAHGAYLRAKEAQILSSHLSYTHATEVLLPKKFLTPTHAINDEVEAFILTDSSDRLVATTQTPKAQYGDIAQLEVVGYAPFGCFLDLGLDKHIFMPSKTPHKFSLKQKVCVFITLDKQGRLIAKQGIKSYLKSARPALYAPHTLTKAFVFEQTPLGFGCAIDNAYYGLIYKNELPKSAENLTLGASINAYIKAVRKDGKIDLTLYPPSSHNQKAILLESMPLYLNFSSSPQAIFDAFKMSKKLFKRLINELVREGKIEFVAHRQTFELCTH; this is translated from the coding sequence TTGAGCAGTTCCAAACCCTCCTTAAAACCATGCACTAACACAGAATCTGCCATTATTATAGGCAGAGTGCAAAAGCTCTATATCGCCAGATTTAGCGCGCATGGAGCGTATTTGCGCGCGAAAGAGGCGCAGATTCTATCATCACATTTATCTTATACGCACGCTACAGAAGTGCTTTTACCAAAGAAATTTCTAACCCCCACGCACGCCATAAATGATGAAGTAGAGGCATTTATCCTTACAGATTCTAGCGATAGATTAGTGGCAACCACACAAACCCCAAAGGCACAATATGGCGATATAGCACAACTTGAAGTGGTAGGCTATGCGCCTTTTGGCTGCTTTTTGGATTTAGGCTTAGACAAACATATTTTTATGCCAAGCAAAACTCCTCATAAATTTAGCCTAAAGCAAAAAGTCTGCGTATTTATCACCCTTGATAAGCAAGGGCGGCTCATTGCTAAGCAAGGCATTAAATCTTACCTTAAAAGCGCACGCCCTGCACTCTATGCGCCGCATACGCTTACTAAAGCCTTTGTCTTTGAGCAAACACCTCTTGGCTTTGGCTGCGCGATAGATAATGCCTATTATGGGCTTATTTATAAAAATGAATTGCCCAAAAGTGCTGAAAATCTTACCTTAGGCGCATCTATTAATGCCTACATTAAAGCCGTGCGCAAAGATGGCAAGATAGACTTAACACTTTATCCGCCAAGCAGCCATAATCAAAAGGCGATATTGCTTGAGAGTATGCCGCTTTATCTTAATTTTTCCTCCTCACCGCAAGCCATTTTTGATGCCTTTAAAATGAGCAAAAAGCTCTTTAAGCGCCTCATTAATGAGCTTGTGAGAGAGGGGAAAATAGAGTTTGTAGCGCATAGGCAGACTTTTGAGCTTTGCACACATTAA
- a CDS encoding SDR family NAD(P)-dependent oxidoreductase, with product MTALITGASSGFGADIAKIFAHNGHRVIILARREERLIALKNELGALCEMIVADVRDTQFIESALKALPEAFQNIDMLVNNAGLALGLTSADKADMADWQQMVEVNVLALIKLTHLLLPQMVAQGYGHIINIGSIAGTYPYPGGNVYGATKAFVKQFSLNLRADLYDKNIRVTDIEPGLCDGSEFSQVRFKGDVQKAKSVYADTTPLMSADIAQCVFWVASLPHHVNINRLEIMPTTQAPAALNVYKNHKQ from the coding sequence ATGACAGCACTTATTACAGGCGCATCTTCGGGGTTTGGAGCAGATATTGCAAAGATTTTTGCTCATAATGGGCATAGGGTGATTATTCTAGCGCGCAGGGAGGAGAGGCTCATAGCTCTTAAAAACGAGTTAGGCGCGCTGTGTGAAATGATTGTGGCTGATGTGCGCGATACACAATTTATAGAATCTGCCCTAAAAGCCCTGCCCGAAGCATTTCAAAATATTGATATGCTAGTCAATAATGCAGGATTAGCTCTAGGCTTAACAAGCGCAGATAAAGCCGATATGGCCGACTGGCAACAAATGGTAGAAGTAAATGTGCTAGCTCTAATTAAACTCACTCACCTGCTTTTACCTCAAATGGTCGCGCAGGGCTATGGGCATATTATTAATATCGGCTCTATTGCTGGGACTTATCCTTATCCGGGTGGGAATGTGTATGGCGCGACAAAGGCATTTGTGAAGCAATTTAGCCTGAATTTACGCGCGGATTTGTATGATAAAAATATTCGCGTTACAGATATTGAACCCGGACTTTGTGATGGGAGCGAGTTTTCACAAGTGCGATTTAAGGGCGATGTGCAAAAAGCCAAAAGTGTATATGCAGACACCACGCCGCTTATGTCAGCAGACATCGCTCAATGCGTGTTTTGGGTAGCAAGCCTGCCTCATCATGTAAATATTAATCGCCTTGAGATTATGCCCACCACTCAAGCCCCCGCTGCACTCAATGTGTATAAAAATCACAAACAATAA